The Lactuca sativa cultivar Salinas chromosome 2, Lsat_Salinas_v11, whole genome shotgun sequence genome includes the window AAAAAACTATAAACGTTTTATTAAAGATCTTGTTAAACTAGAAAAAGTTTGTTGTTATAAGAACctaaaaactattttttaaaaatacaaaaaaataaaggaaaaaaaatgacaaaataacaTTGCCATTAACAACTATTCTGCTTTTAACAAATTTTTATaaccaaaaaaatattattattattaatttagaaAAGAAGTTAATTTGTTGTAACtttaacgaaaaaaaaaaaaagtaagccGTCTCATCAGTCATCATATGGTGATTTGTGTCGCGATATATATTTCCGGTGGCTTTAATAGGAAAAAAAATGTGTAGagcttaaataaaaaaaatgtcaaaatataaTATCTTTTAGGGATAATTTTATAAAAACCCAACatattttcatcaaagttttaaaaaaaacattatattacTTTTTTACGTTAAAAcccttatattttttaaaatgtatcATTTAAGGCATTGAGCTCGGTAAATCTTATATAACCAAAAATGTTAGGTACTCGATTCTTAACGTTTCTATTGTTATAATTCATtagattaaaatatatatatatatatatatatatatatatatatatatatatatatatatatatatatatataaaggtttaaatgcactaaaaaaaataatataatggtttttttaatcctTTCATGAAAATAGATTAGGTTTTTCTAAGCTTAGAAAACCTTAAATAAGAATTTTAGAAAATATAAGGATTTTAGTgtactaaaaaaataatatagtgGTTTTTCTAAGCATTTGGTGAAAATATGTTGAGTTTTTCTAAAGTTTTCCCTATCTTTTATGTAATTAGCCTTTATATTAATGTATTTTGGGCGTTTTCGGCACAGAGCGTTTGAGATTTTCTAGCTTttagcgtttgacaaaacgctcccTTTAAAACAAAAAGGCTTGTTTTgcactacaagcttctagcgtttagtttaattAAAACGCTTcaaatccaaatgctacttcttgtagcgtttaacaaaacgctacaagtTACAAGTTATCCGCTACCAACTAGTTTGCCGAACACGCCCTTTTGTAATTTGTTGGGAAAAATGTCAACGGATGGCTTCTTCACCGATCACCAACCAGTTGTGTACTCTCATTGCGAGTTTAAAAGGTAAAGTGTATCCTTTGAAATTGGTTCTGTTTATGAACTTATGCATCTACTTAGGATGGGTTGAAATTGTGTAACCTCTATATATGTGATGGTATTCTCAACATGCTTCAGTTGCACATAAGGCTAGCTACCTCACGTACGGTTTATGTGTGATGTGCGCATGCTTCTAGTTTATGAATCATGTTTTAATGTGAGTGATTTTATGGACTTGGAGATTGACTTTGATTATGAAAATGGAAGCATTTGCATTGCATTTAATAATTGATGATTATTTACTGTTGACGTTGTGATGATATTGAGCAATGCTACTTTTAGAATGCTTCTTTCCCCTGCTATTGATCTTACTTAGGGATGTTATTAAGGTCGGAACCGGACCGAACCGATCcgaacccgaataacccgaaaaccgaatatGAGTAATTGCATGACCCAAAAACCGAACCAATTAACCAATATGAGTTCGGTTCAGTTCGGGTATTAATCGGTTCGATTCGGTTATTACCTTTATAAAATGTATAAGATGATTAAGGACCTACTATAACCAGAAAATAACCGAATAAACCGTATTAGAATTCTTTAACCCGTATAAtagaataacaatgtacttttatacatcaacataaaacatttaaagaCTAACATAACACAATAACACATTGAAAAAATAACATTACATAGTAGATTAACATAATGAGAATTAATTTCTTACTTGAGTTTCTTGAGTTAGCGCCTAATTTTTCATGACTATATAAAGTAGAAATTCGTGAAACCTTAGAGACAATAGGAATGGTCGATTTTTGAAAGTCTGAAACAAAAGGAATGATTGACATAAGTGATTTCGAGTTTGGAAATAGTTAAGAAGATTGGTTGATTTTGAAACGACGAGAACAAGCGTAGGTTTTATTTTCAGTTATGAAGGGCGATGACAGAAGTGTGAATcgtgattttgattttttgttgATAAGAGAAAGGGGACGAGGAATGTTTATTTTGGTCAGATATTTAGAATTGAATAAGCTTTTATTTGGGTAGCCCGAACCAAATAAGCATAATATGGATACCCGAAACCtgaatcgaattgcttattcgggCCTATTCGGTTCGGTTCAGGTTTCCGAGCCAAATTCTCATCTTTAATCTTACTATTCTTTTGAAGTTTTGTAACCTTTTCAGGAGTTTAACTTTCGAAATGGATTATCACCCTTGTGCAATGCCCTTAACAGTTGACCCCCGAAAATACTTACTGGATTTTCCAAACTCAATCTATGtattttgacatgtattcagattGGAAGACTTAGTAGAAGACCAAAGATGGATCTTAGCTTCTGGAAATTTGAATAATCACGCATTTAAGGTTTAAAATGTATGAAAAGATTGTTTACTTGATCTTCGACTCTAATTAGTTTGTTACACCCCCATATGCCTtaacaatttaaaacatttttaaaTGTTAAGGAATTCACCGTTTGGTATCTTTTATccacaaaaagattttcttaaatGGCCCTCTTTTATAAAGTTTACTTTAAATTTGCTTTTACAATtatatttcaattttcaaattgCTCATCAAGGGTGCTACATAAATGGTGAGAAGGTAGAGTTGATGGTTGTGTGCTACATAAATGGTGAGAAGGTACAGTTGGCGGTGGTGGGTGGTTAGGAGCGGAAGTTATGGAAGTATTAGCATGGTGTAGCTCATAAATGCAACCCAATTTTTTTTCAACAACCCAGTTTCTCAAATAGATCAGAAGATGATGATCATTTACGAAATTTGCAAAAGATGGATCATTTTATTATACCTATGTATGGAATATGCATGTAAAAGTGGTTATTTCACTCGCATATAGAGTACAATAAATATGATGTTTCGTTAACCCAAGTGGACTATGTCAAAATGTCAATAGCTTTTATACTCCCATGTGTTTGATATCTACTTTTTCACTTTTCAGATAGACATATCCTCCTTAAAGATGTTATAAATGTAATCGTACTTGATAAAAAGAAGTGGTCAAAACTTTTGGCCAAGAAATTTGACCAAACTTTCATATTTACCAACTCTTGATCCGTTTGGCCTAAACTTTTAAACAGGAAGAGGATGGTTACAATAAATGAGTGCTCAATTGTCCCTTTCGAGCACAGACTACAAAGGTGGGTGCTTTGCAATTTGTGGCCCATGGGCCCATTGGTCGTAGTCATATTTGTCACCCATGTGACGAGAATCTAAAAAGCTTTGAAATTCTGGATTAAATGGGTCCCACTCTCTCATATTATATCTCCTCCCTATGTTGATTGATTCCTTTCCAATCTTGGTCCCTATTCTTCCCAATAATTGCCAATCATTCCATCAATAATTCACCGTAGTTAGGTCTACTGGTTCTTTCGAAAAGACATAACCCAACATCCGAATAGAATACCATTAACGCACTTTTCAAGATTATTTATCAAAACAGCGTTAAAGAAACATGCGCTAAGATCGATTTAATGATACGGGATTTGTCATTCACATACAAATAAGtaattaggatttttttttttttaaagaaaaagatCATCTACCACGAATGCTAGCTGGGGAACGGACACCTTTTTCACTGTTACTCTCATCCTCTATATGTTCATCAATCACATTGTTATTATTGACACTCATTTCAGAGCTTGCATTGCTACTTGTTGCAAGTGGAGAATCTGAAACACTAATCATCCGACCCCGTGTGGGCCCGGGCCCAGGCCCGTTCCCAGATCTCACACTATACATCGAGGACGCCGGAATCTTAGTCATCAACGGCCTCAAGTTCCCTGGTACCGTCTTCCTTATATCCTGCCCCACCAAAAAAAAATAAGGTTAGTCTTCCAACAACCCTGTACCGGCCCACACTGTTCTGTCTGTCCATGTGAGATGTAAATCAAGTACACAGTGGCCCAATAAGGAAAAGGAAAAACATACCATATGTCTCATGGCCATATCTAAAGATTTCTTGGAGAGTGATCTTCCAAAACCTGAGCTGTCAGGTGACGAGGATTTCCCGGATAAGTTATGTGGCGATTGTTTGTCGTCTTGCTTAGGTGGAATCAATTTGCGCATATTTATCACCCTTTCAACCATTTTGGTCCCGTATGATCCCGGGCTCATGTTATCATTAGCTTTAGCATAAGCACGATTCAATGCAGGAATAGGCACCGAGGCTCCACTCTTACGAGTCATTCCATTAGTGGCATTAACGCCATTAGGAAGCCTTCCTCTTGAAGGCGAACACGATTGCCTTCTCACCCCTCTTCCATTAGGCACAGGCTCAATAGAAGAAGACCGGCTACTCGGTCCACCCGCCCTTCCTCTGATGGAAGAAATGGGTCTATCGGTGAGTGAGGTGCGTAGATTTGGTGGTGCATCGAGGGTATAACCGGGCATTTCTTGAGGCTTCCATGGTCTTGGTCTTGTGTTGGGAGAATTAGTAGCAGCTAATGGTTGTGTTGTGTTTTTTACTGTGGGAGATTTAACTGGTGGGGCAGGTGTTTTTGTTACTGTGGTTGGCTTTCGGGTGGGTGTGGATGCCCTTGGTGTTGGTTTGGTTGTGGATAAAGATGGCCTACTTGTTGGGGTTGGGGTTGAAGATCTTGGAGTTGCCCTAGAAGTAGGGGTAGAAGATCTAGGTGGGGCTGTTGATTTAGATGAAGAAATGATGGGTCGAGAGGTGGTGGGTGTTGAAGATCGTGTAGGCCTTGATGTGGGTTTTGAAACTGTGGTGGTTTTAGGGAGTGAATTTGATGTGgttcttgatgatgatgatgatgatgtgccTAGGATTGGTCTACTGGTTGGAGTTGAAGGCCTTGAACCTGAACCACCTGATGAGGTTGGCCTACGGGGTCCTGCACTTGGTCCAGGAGATGCGGCTCGTTGTCTAGACACCATGTTGGTCCTAGTAGCCACTGCCTCTGGTTGTGTATTTGATAGCTGCACCAATTACCAAAACCACGTTTTTTGACTTAATACAGAAAGAGCCAGCCACCACTTGATTATTAAACAAAGATAGAAGGGTCTTACTCTagattttggtgcatttggatGATGAGCTTTAGAAGCTCCATTCTGGTTCATGACTGTTTTCTGTGATTCGGATTCCAGTGAAGGAAACAGAGGAGTACCCGGGGGTGTTAAAAGCCTGAAAAAAGATAACAATCTAACTTTACTAAATGTGTAAATGTGATCAGTAACATGTGACTACAACTCTACAAGAATATAGAACCACAATTTGTACATATGGTGTGACAAGTAACTTTAGCCCCACAGAATAAGACTGgaagaataaaaggctaatcacTGGATTAAACATAAGACAAGATTACCAATCATAATCGTTCTTATCACTTTCAGAGTTGAGGAATTCATCAGCTCCCGTTTTTCGCATACTGGTTGCAGAAGGCATACTGAATTTGG containing:
- the LOC111901295 gene encoding flocculation protein FLO11, with amino-acid sequence MNRSFRAPEKEMLGPVKQRQQQMMGSFRNSAMREKEDELGLFLEMRKREKERHDVLLHNAEEEFDSSLGSRTGNSPKFSMPSATSMRKTGADEFLNSESDKNDYDWLLTPPGTPLFPSLESESQKTVMNQNGASKAHHPNAPKSRLSNTQPEAVATRTNMVSRQRAASPGPSAGPRRPTSSGGSGSRPSTPTSRPILGTSSSSSSRTTSNSLPKTTTVSKPTSRPTRSSTPTTSRPIISSSKSTAPPRSSTPTSRATPRSSTPTPTSRPSLSTTKPTPRASTPTRKPTTVTKTPAPPVKSPTVKNTTQPLAATNSPNTRPRPWKPQEMPGYTLDAPPNLRTSLTDRPISSIRGRAGGPSSRSSSIEPVPNGRGVRRQSCSPSRGRLPNGVNATNGMTRKSGASVPIPALNRAYAKANDNMSPGSYGTKMVERVINMRKLIPPKQDDKQSPHNLSGKSSSPDSSGFGRSLSKKSLDMAMRHMDIRKTVPGNLRPLMTKIPASSMYSVRSGNGPGPGPTRGRMISVSDSPLATSSNASSEMSVNNNNVIDEHIEDESNSEKGVRSPASIRGR